In Salvelinus sp. IW2-2015 unplaced genomic scaffold, ASM291031v2 Un_scaffold4635, whole genome shotgun sequence, one genomic interval encodes:
- the LOC112077508 gene encoding hairy/enhancer-of-split related with YRPW motif-like protein → GNFEARVLAVDYRTLGFRECVGELVRYLSSLEGGVDSPDPIGARLVSHLSHCASQLDPLLLQSPHTSSALPFPPWPWISSYHQMSPASSPTSPSFSARRRELARLGGGGYPSHSADTLCLTPMGCQQGSMLAPALVSELRRVPSLPPPSSPALTATPTHRLTQQSSGASLLLTSSSSSSSSFPSAPPQVTFRPFAPLGSPAGQRRGKAAKIWGTEIGAF, encoded by the coding sequence ggtaACTTTGAAGCGCGGGTCCTGGCAGTGGACTATAGGACCCTGGGATTCAGAGAGTGTGTAGGAGAGCTGGTCCGGTACTTGAGCTCTTTAGAAGGAGGGGTGGACTCCCCYGACCCTATCGGAGCCCGCCTGGTCTCCCACCTCTCCCACTGCGCCAGCCAACTGGACCCCCTTCTCCTTCAGTCGCCCCACACCTCCTCCGCCCTCCCTTTTCCTCCCTGGCCGTGGATCTCCTCCTATCACCAGATGTCACCTGCCTCGTCTCCcacctctccatctttctccgcGAGGCGGAGGGAGCTGGCACGCCTGGGGGGTGGGGGTTATCCGTCCCACTCAGCCGACACCTTATGTCTCACCCCAATGGGGTGCCAACAGGGGTCCATGCTCGCCCCTGCTTTGGTGTCTGAGCTGCGCAGGGTGCCCTCTCTCCCACCACCTTCCTCCCCTGCCCTCACCGCTACCCCCACTCACAGACTCACTCAGCAGTCCTCTGGAGCCTCACTCCTCCtaacatcctcttcctcctcttcctcctcctttccctctgctcctccacaAGTCACCTTCAGACCCTTTGCCCCTCTGGGGTCTCCCGCGGGTCAGCGCAGGGGCAAAGCTGCAAAGATCTGGGGGACTGAGATAGGAGCCTTCTGA